A segment of the Pedobacter faecalis genome:
TTTGTCCCTCGGCATTCACGGTAAACGGTCGAACTGGATCACCCAAGTTTACGTTATCGCTTTCCAATTTGTATAAATTACCAACGTCAATTTTGATCGTCTCAAAATAGGAATTCTTTGCCTTAGATCGCTGAATTTGCTGCCACCGACCTACCTGCGAATCCCAGCAATACAATATATATGAAGAGTTCTCTTGGATTTGTGTATGACGATCAGAATAATGCAATTTTGCTTTAACCCTTCTTCCGACAGGCTTAAACCAATCCAACTTGCCATCGACATTAAGTGCAAACGGGGCACCTAAGGTAAGCATACTACCTTTACGATAACCCACTATCTGATACAAGATTTTCGCGCCCATTGCACAAAATATAAAGCTATCGGATGTTCTTTCTAACTTTGACCATTCTATAGGCTTCCAATACCCTGCATTATAAACTGCTATATATGCCACATTCAAAGCATAGTTTCTATTTTCAAAGGCCACATCTGCAACATCTGTTCTTTCCGATGTAACATCGATCCAATCTGAGTGATTGAAAATTGAAGGAATATTATACTCCTGCTCACCCAGCTTCCGAATTTCGTGAAACGGATTTACTTGACTTCTAAACGTTCGCCGGTACATTTTTGCAATTTGATATTTAAAAGGAACTGTATCGCCAAACTGAATTGGATAGAATTTTCCATCTTCAAAAAAAACAGAAGCCTGAACGTGTCCATAGTTAAACTTTCCCCACAGGGGAATTATTTCGTATGCGGCGGGGATTCCGACGGCCCGGTGGGCGTAGAGGGATCTAATTGCAAAATCTTCACAGTCGAACGCCATTTTGATCCTTTGTATTTGATGTACCGTTTGGTTACGAGACGGCCTGTTAACCTGAAGCTTACGATTTGATGCATATCCACCAAAACCCTCTTGTTCCAAAGTTATTGCTTGGGAGATATCTTTAATACTCATCGTTTCTAGAGAAAAAGTAGCCAAATAAGAGACATATTTATTCTTCATATAAGTCCGCCAGTCGTGATATTTTTCCATGCCTACTCTATATGGTAAGATATAGTCAAAAAATATATCAAGTGGATAATCTTTGAGTTGAGGAAGAATTGGATTCCTATAAACATCTACTCTTTCTCGAACTGTTTCTAAGATATCTCTCTCACCTAAAATTAATGTGTCGTGTATAGTCTCAATATAAGGGTATACTCTTAAACTGTCCAGTAGTTCCTTCGCAGTCAACGAACCCCTGTAATTTTCAACTTCATAAGTACGGTCGCGCCCACTCACGTCTAAAAATTTTTTTTCCTGCCCAACGTGGGATCTCATATTGGCGGTTAGAAATCGCACAGAATCTTCAATAAGCGCAGAATCTGGCTTCGATCGATCTCCACACTGGATGTTTAATATTATAAACAGTACATGGAAATATCTTTTAAGGAGCTGCATTATCGAGCGTTAATTTCATAGAACTCAAATTTATAATTTTTTATTTTGCTTTTATAAATAATTCTCCTTATTATTGATTTAAACAACTAATTAACGCATTTATCTCAATTAAATCAACTCACCACCTTTTTAACGCAACTCACTTCTTATGAAATTAATCCAATTATTTATACAAATCAAATTTATGAAAAAATCACTATTTTTTTTGCTTCTTTTATTTGCCTGCGTGGCGATGTTTAGCGTAAAGGCGAAAATTTACACTCAGTGCGGGGGAATTGGCTGGGATGGGCCGACAATTTGTGAAGATGGAAGCTTGTGTGTTGCACACAACGAATATTATAGCCAATGTTTACCCAATCCATAATTTAACATGAAAAAATTCATTTGCCAAATAAGTCTTGCACGTTAAGGTTATGATAATAAATAAATTTATAAAAATCACAATTGCAATATGTTGTGTCTGCGTATTATTAGGCTGTGCCAAAGACGAATCGAATTTATCCGGATTCGAGCCTACGAAACAGTCTGTAGCTACTCTACAAAAAATACAACGGTTACAGGGATTTGAAGAAGCAAGAATCGCTTACGCTTCTCTTTCCCAAAACGAACGCCATAGTTTATGGATGACAAAACTCCAATTAGCTATTGAAAGTAATAAATACAACTCGAATCAAGTCAAATTAATTAAGGACATAATGAAAAGCCTAAAAATAGACTTTTTCCGTAAGGGAGAATATAAAGAGGTTTTCAAGACTGCCATACTACCGGATTGGATTGAGAGAAGTAAATCGATTTTTACCAAAGATGAAATTTATAACCTATTGTTCACCCTCGAAAATAGTAACGGTGCCAATTTCTCCATCTCATCAAGTGGAGACGAACAATTACCAGCATGTCACTGCGCTAGAGGATCGAATTGGACTTGTTATTTAGGAGGAGGTAATTTTGCTAATTGCTGGGTATTAGTTGCCTATGATTGCGTTACGCAGAGTACAGGCTGCGGGGCTTTTATGGATGACGAATGTGATGGAAACTTTTGTACAAATTAACTTAACCATGATTCGATTTAAATTATATTTTATCTTTGTTCTATCTTGCATCTTTGTATCGTGTAAGGAAAACGAAATTTACGATCCAGAATTAAATAAGCCTTTTCTAACTGGAAAGGCAATTACAAACAAATTAAATACCATTACACTTTCTGTGGAACGGAATTTGATCTTCGCGACATTATCTCCTGAAGAAAAATTGAATTTCTGGTTGACTAAATTTAAAAAAATGCAATCTTCAGCCCTTAACACGGCACAAAAAAGGGCAATAGGTGAACTGATAGACATGTTATCAATACAAGTTTTCACTCCTGGAGACGTAAAAGAAGTATTTCAACAGGTTAAGATCCCAAATTGGATCGAACGGCAAAAATCCGTTTTCACAGATATACAGATTCACACGCTACTGTTTACGTATGATGATGCGGTTAAAGAGAGTAACCTAAATTCATCAGGTTCCGAACAGTATGAAGACTGTCACTGCGCTGTAGGAGCAAGGTATACCTGTGTAAGATATACGTTTCCAGGAGTACAATATGGAGACTGTCAAAAGCAAGGCGAGTGTCTGCGTGCGCCAAACGGATGTGGGGCACTTATGGACAATGAGTGTGATGGTAATAAGTGTGAATATTAAACCGTTAACGCATGACATTGACTCGCTTTTTAATGGTATCATTGATATCCACGACCACTTTACAACTTGCTTGTAAACAAACCAAAGCCGATACTCAGCCAGCGATGGCGGAAATAAAATCTAAAGAGTATCATTTTAAGACGATAAAATATCCTGATTCGGTAAATGCACATTTCACTCTCCGAAATATTGGTAAAAACGATCTTCTTGTGAAAGCTGTTGAAACAAGTTGTGGGTGTACGGTTGCTTCAATCACGAAGGATTCCATACCTGCTAAAGATTCCGCCATAGTTGCGGTGACTTTCAAGCCAGACAGCAACCAGGTTGGTTACATTAGAAAATCGGTGGTGTTGAAATTAAACACTGAAGACATTTTCCATGTTGTTTACATCTCTGGTAACGTTGATTAAGGCAAACAGTTTTTGGTTTCAATCATGGCACGCCAAATATGCAATGAGCATATTTGGCGTTTTATTATCTTCAGTTATTTTTTCAACGTCACTACCAAATGGTTTTGTATTCACGAAAGAAATTTACTTAGCCATTTTGATAGGTTTTACGTTGTTTGCATATATAAACACTACACAAACATATCATTTTAACCAGATCGACATCTTAGTCATATTGTTGTTCTCTTTTTCAATTATTAAGGGATTTTTTACAACTTCGACAACTGGATTTCATCTATGCTTAAGATTGTGCTTTCTTCTTTTCTATATTTCTATTGCCTGCTCTGACAAAAAAAAGAAAATTTCTAATGTAGTATATTACGTCATTGCGATATTCTTTATTATCCAAGTGGCAATCGGTGTTATACAAAATTTTACATTTAATAGTGATGCTCTGAAAGTAAAGGGTTTTTTTTTCAATTCGGGACCTTTTATGATATACACATCTGCATTATCTTTCTTTGTCTATCCGATACTTTTTTCCCATAGAGAAAGGCTGCGCATTAGAATCAGAATGGCCCTGGTTTTAGCGGTATTCATTCTGCTAGCGGCACAATCTGACTCAAGAACATCTTGGTTGGGTCTGCTAGTTGTAATAGTTCTGGTTTTAGCCACCTATCCACCATTAGTAAAAAAGCTTAGAAATAAATTATGCAAACGCCTATTTCTTCTCACTGCTATTTTGTTGTTATTCGGAATTTGTCTGCTTTTATATAACTATAAAATTCAGTCATCAATAGGCCGTTTGTTTATTTGGAAAAACTCGTGGGAAGTTATTAAACAAAATATGTTATTAGGTGTCGGGCATGGTAATTTTGATGTATCTTATTTTGAAGAACAGTCTAGCCATTTTATGAAATCGATAACCTTTTCAGAAGTTGCTGGAGATGTAAGATTTGCATTTTGCGATTATTTGCAGATCATGGCTGAGGAAGGCATTGTGGGTTTCATTTTATTTTTGTGTATCATAATAGTGATCCTAAAACGCTGGCAATCTGTTAATCGAGTGGTTCAAAGCTCTCGTTTATTAGGCTTCGAAAACGCACTTTTCTGCTCGTTCTTATTTCTAGTAATTTCATCGGCTTCTTCATACCCCCTTCAGGTGATAGAAATCAACGTATTATTTTGGGTTTTGGTAGCTTTGATTTCACGAAACGCTAAATGTCCATATTGCTTTGAGTTCAAGACTAATTCTGTGGGCGTGTGGTGTGTTTATCCACTCTTCATAACTTCCATACTTTTGTCTTTGGCCAGGGTCGATGCTTTTCTGTATGTACGTTCGTTAACACGCAGTCCGTCCCAGAGTCACGAACTTGCCGAGAGCAAAGTAAGCATTTTAAGTTCGATGAAAACATATGTCTCCGATGACCCTAATTTCGCTTTATTATTAGCAAATATGTATATCGAACGACGAAGGTATCGCGACGCAATAGGTGTATTGATGAAATGCCTTTCTCACCATCCTGAAAAAGAGTGCTTTTATAAATTAGCCGAAATATATGAGATGCTTCAGGAATATCAAAAATCTGAAAAAACATACTACAAGGTAGTGCATGCGTATCCACACCTCTTGTATCCTAAATATTTGCTCGCGATGTTTTATTATAGGACGGGACAGACAAATCAATGGCAAGTCCTTGGACGCGAAATTCTCTATTTCAAGCCCAAGGTTTATTCCGATGTCATTATTAATATAAAGTCAGATATTGGACAAAAAATGGCAACTTCGAACTCCGGGCGCCCTTAATTTTCTATCTAACCGTCACTTTCGTCAATTGGGCAGTTCAGCCGTAGAGTGATTGATACAACCAGTGTACATTTTCAATAACACAACGACAAGCCTATAGGAGTTTGGTGCTTACATACCTACTTCGATCGAATGCCCATGATAACGTTGATATATCTCGTTATGATCAAAAGTTGCTAATTCCAGATGCCGTTGGCCGCAGTAAGGATGGTAGGCATACCGTCGGTTACGATAATGGTATGCTCGTGTTGGGCTACAAAGCCGCCCTTATTGCCTAGAAGGGTCCAGCCGTCCGACTGCTGCTCGGCAATAGTAGATGCGGTAGAGATGAAGGTTTCTACGGCTACGACGCTGTTTTTGCGGAAACGTCCGGTTACGTAGCGGTCGTAATAATTGAGGATATCGTGCGGCTCTTCATGCAGACTACGGCCCACCCCATGTCCGGCCAGATTCTTAATAACCGTATAACCCCGCTTGCGGGCCTCGGTTTCAATCAGCTTGCCTATATCAGCAATTTTAACACCACCCTTGATCTGGGAGATGGCTTTCTGAAGTATTGTTTTAGAGGCCTCCACCAGGGGCAGGTAATTGTTGATGTCCTCGCCCAATACGAATGATCCGCCATTGTCCGACCAGAATCCGTTAAGTTCGGCGGAGACATCTATGTTGATGAGATCGCCCTCCCGGAGTATTTTATCAGCTACGGGAATGCCATGAGCTACCACGTTATTTACACTGATGCAGGTCCAGCCCGGGAAATCGTAGGTTAGTCGCGGTGCCGACTTAGCGCCAAGCTTGTTGAGTATTTCGCCGCCAAAGTCGTCCAATTCCTTAGTACTCATGCCGGGCGCTGCGTGTTCACGCATCAGTTTCAGCGTATGCGCAACGGCTTCGCTGATCTCCTGCATACCCTTCAGTTCCTCTTCTGTTGATATAGACATATGATATTTTTTGCAAAGATACGATTTGCGTATTGAAGCAAATTTGTGATTCCCGTCACATTTTTATGGAATGCATGTCATTTAGCCCCTTAGGCTTTCTCCGCATTTTTGATGCAGATATTACCAGGGTATGGACAACAGTATAACGACCTCTGTTGAGGCAACAAAAACGGCAGCACAATGTTTTCATTGCGGCGAAACGCTGAGCGCAAAAACTTACCGGCTGGCCGACAAAACCTTTTGCTGTGAAGGATGCAGGATGGTGTACGAAATATTATCAGCCAACAACCTGGGCAACTATTATGCATATAACGACCGGCCCGGCTCAACGCGGCTTAAACCCGTAGCGAACTTTGACTATCTGGACGTAGAGCAGGTGATTTCGGAACTGGTCGACTACCGCGATGAGCGGATCAGCATTATTACGCTTTACATTCCGGCTATACACTGCAGTTCCTGCATCTGGTTGCTCGAACACCTGTACCAGCTTGACGGAGGCATTGTAAAGTCGAGAATAGATTTCCTCAAGAAGACGGTCAGTATCACCTTCCGGAACGAAAACACTTCCTTGAAAAAGGTGGTAGAAATGCTGGCGACTATTGGCTATGAACCGCTGATCAGTCTGCAGGACATGGTAAAGGAAAAGCAGGCCGACCGCTCTGAACGGCGGTTGGTGACTAAAATAGCTGTGGCCGGGTTTTGCTTTGGTAACGTGATGCTGCTGAGCTTTCCGGATTACTTTGGGATGGCTGCGTTTGAGCGGGAGTATGCGAACTTCTTTGGCTGGCTTAACCTGGGTTTTTCATTGCCGGTCGTGTTTTACAGCGGGCGCGACTACTTCAGTTCGGCATGGACCAACCTCAGAGCCAAACGGCTTAACCTTGATTTCCCGCTTGCGCTGGGTATCGCGGTAATGTTTATCCGTTCCATCTACGAGATTGTACTGCAAACCGGGGCCGGCTTTGTGGATACGCTATGTGGACTGGTCTTCTTCCTCCTGGTGGGAAAATGGATGCAGCAAAGGACTTTCCATCATATCTCCTTTGAACGGGACTACCGCTCCTATTTTCCGGTTGCCGTTACGGCCTTAAACGAAGGTGTAGCGGTATCGAAACCTTTGGCAGCGTTGAAGACAGGCGACCGCATTATGGTGCGAAGCATGGAGATCATTCCTGCTGATGCGATGCTGCTGAAAGGCGACGCGCAGGTGGATTTCAGTTTTGTAACAGGTGAATCAGAACCGGTAAGTAAAGTGCTCGGTGAAGTGATTTACGCAGGCGGAAGACAGTTATCGGGTTCAATCGAACTGGAGGTGATCAAGCCGGTATCTCAAAGCTACCTAACCCAGCTCTGGAATAACGATGCTTTTGTGAAGACACGTGAGGGCATCCGGACATTCAGCGATACGGCAAGCAAATATTTTAGTGTGGTACTCCTCCTTGTTGCCTTTGGTTCCGCAGGCTTCTGGATATATTTTGGGGAGCCGGACAAGGCGCTTGCTGCATTTACGGCAGTGCTTATTATTGCCTGCCCTTGTGCGCTAGCGCTGAGTTCGCCCTTCACACTGGCAGCAGCGATCAGCATATTCGACAAGAACGGATTCTACCTCAAAAACACGGCTGTGGTAGAGGAACTGGCACGGATAGACACATTTGTATTCGACAAGACCGGTACAATTACCAGTCCCGATGCGGCTTCGCTGTCGTTCAGCGGACAGCTAAGCCCCTTGCAGCAGCAGATGGTGTGCGACCTGGCCCGTAACTCCGGCCACCCCCTTAGCAGGGAACTTACACGCCATTTAAATAAGGAGGCATTATATAATGCGGATCATTATACGGAAAAAATCGGCAGAGGTATCAGTGGAACGATCAATGGAAATCATGTAAAATTGGGAAGTTCTGCATTCCTTGGTCTTCCACTGAAAAACTCTCCGGCTGGCAGCAGCATCCATGTGATGATTAATGATGAATATTTGGGCCAGTTTACCATCAGACAGCAGTGGCGCCGTGGATTCAAAAGTCTGGTGCAGAACCTGGGCCGCTGGGCAGACCTCCATTTGTTGTCGGGCGACAAAAGCCATGAAAAAAGCAGTCTGGTGCCTTTCTTTGAAAGCGCATCTAAACTACACTTCGATCAGAGTCCGCAAGACAAACTGGATTACATCGCTGCCTTGCAGGACAAAGGAAAAAAGGTGCTGATGTTTGGCGATGGACTAAACGATTCGGGTGCGCTGAAACAGAGTGATCTGGGGATAGCGGTGACCGACAACATCAACAACTTCAGTCCCGGTTGCGACGCAGTGCTCGACGGGGCTTCTTTTGAAAAAATACCTGCCTTTGTACAGCAGGCGAAAGACGCGGTCAAGGTGATCCACATGTCGTTCGCCATTTCGTTGGCCTATAATGTCGCAGGACTTTCGTTCGCAGTGCAGGGTATGCTCTCTCCGCTGATTGCGGCTATCCTGATGCCTGTGAGCACGGTAACGATTATCATATTTACTACGCTGTCTGTAAGAGCCTTTGCACGCAAAAACGCTTTGTTATGAGTATTCTCTACTTCCTCATCGGCTGCAGCATACTGCTGGCGCTGATTTTTCTGATCGCTTTTTTCTGGGCCAGCAAAACTGGTCAGCACGACGATACGTACACCCCTGCCCTGCGCATGCTGTTTGACGACGAACCGGCCGATAAGCCGGTTCCGGAAAAAGGTGATGAAGATCACGTTTAACACAAATACGAGTCACGCAGCAGGCACACCAGCCATCCTAATTTTACCATCACAAACCATTCAGAATTTTAACATGACTGAAAAATTTTACTACGACAACAAGATCGTGAGAGACTTTGCCATCGCCACCATAGTGTGGGGAATTATCGGCATGACTGTGGGGTTGCTTATAGCATTGCAGCTCGTTAAGCCCGAACTCAATATGGGATCGCAGTACACTACCTTCGGACGGATAAGGCCGCTGCATACCAATGCGGTGATCTTCGCCTTTGTGGGGAACGCCATTTTTATGGGGGTATATTATTCGCTTCAGCGCTTGCTTAAAGCGCGGATGTTTAGTGATGTGCTCAGCAAGATTCACTTTTGGGGATGGCAGCTTATTATTGTATCTGCTGTAATTACCCTTCCGCTCGGACTGAGTTCTTCGCACGAATATGCGGAACTGGAATGGCCCATAGATATCGCCATTACGCTGATCTGGGTGGTTTTTGGGGTAAACATGTTCGGGACGATCATCAAACGCCGGGAACAGCATATGTATGTGGCCATATGGTTTTACATCGCTACGTTCGTTACGGTTGCTGTTCTCCATATTGTCAATTCGTTCCAGTTGCCCATCTCAGCTTTCAAAAGCTATTACCTTTTTTCAGGGGTACAGGATGCGCTGGTGCAATGGTGGTACGGGCACAACGCAGTAGCTTTTTTCCTGACTACACCATACCTGGGTATGATGTATTATTTCTTGCCTAAAATGGCCAACAGGCCTGTGTACTCGTACAAACTGAGTATCCTGCACTTCTGGTCGCTCATTTTCATTTACATCTGGGCTGGTCCGCACCACCTGCTGTATACTTCGCTTCCATCCTGGGCGCAATCGCTCGGCGTGGCCTTTTCTATCATGCTTATTGCACCAAGCTGGGGTGGTATGATCAATGGTTTGCTTACGCTTCGCGGCGCATGGGATAAGGTAAGGGAAGATGCCACGCTGAAGTTTATGGTGGTGGGATTAACAGCATACGGCATGGCTACGTTTGAAGGCCCTATGCTTTCGTTGAAGCAGATCAACGCCATTGCCCACTTTACCGACTGGATTGTGGCCCACGTACACGTAGGCGCACTTGGATGGAATGGTTTCCTGACCTTCGGTATCCTGTACTGGCTGATACCAAGAATTTACAGAACGCAGCTGTACTCTAAGAAGCTGGCTTCTTTCCACTTCTGGATAGGTACGCTGGGAATTATATTTTACGCAGTGCCGCTGTACTTTGCGGGCTTTACCCAAGGCCTGATGTGGAAAGAATTTACCGAGGAAGGTATGCTGAGATACCCGAACTTCCTGGAGACTGTACTGCAGATCATACCAATGTATATCCTCAGGGCTGTGGGCGGTGTGCTTTACCTGACCGGTGTTATTGTGATGACCTACAACCTGATCAAAACGGTGAAGGCTGGTAACCTGGTGGAAAATGAAGCTGCTGAAGCGCTTCCGCTTCCGGAGAAATACGAGCCGGTGGGCAGCGACCGCAAACCGCATCGCTTGTTGGAGCGTAAGCCTATGGTATTCCTGGTGCTGTCGCTGGTCGTGATCCTGATTGGCGGTATGATAGAGATGGTTCCGACGTTTACGATCAATTCCAATGTGGCCACCATCAGCAGTGTAAAACCCTATTCTGCGCTGGAACTCCAGGGTCGCGACCTGTATATCAAAGAAGGTTGTGTGAACTGCCATACGCAAATGATCCGCCCGTTCCGCTCGGAGACGGAACGTTACGGGGAATACAGCAAGGCCGGGGAATTTGTCTATGATCACCCTTTCCTTTGGGGATCTAAGCGTACGGGACCCGATCTGGCGAGAGAAGGCGGTAAATATTCGAATGCGTGGCACTATAACCACCTTGTAGACCCTCAAACCATGTCGCCGGGCAGCATTATGCCGCCATACGAATGGCTGGCAGAACAGCAACTGGACACCACGAACACCAGGTCCAAGATCAGTGCAATGAGAACCCTCGGCGTGCCTTACGAGGCGGGATACGAATCGAAGGCCAATGCTGAACTGGACAAGCAGGCGCAGGATATTGCGGCAGATCTGAAAGCGAATAAGATCGATGTAAAAAGCGACCGTGAGATCATTGCGATCATAGCATACCTGCAGCGGTTGGGAACTGATATTAAAGCCAAATAACTCAAATACAAGCACATGTTTAAGCAGTTTTTATCACAGGCAGACGGTCACCAGGCATACCTGATCACCTCATTGGCCATATTTTTTGTCTTCTTTGTCCTGGTAGCTATCCTGCTGCTGGTGATGAAGAAAGACACGATCAAATACATGAGTGAATTACCTATTAAAGAAGGAGAAGAGTTATGATGACAGATATTTTTATCAGCATACTGCTGGTTACAGCGCTGATTCTGCTTATCGTAGCCATACTACTGCTGAAGGTGGTCCGCGTGTATGTACAGGAGTCGCTTAACCCCTCGCCTTATATTTCTGCGGAAGAGCGGGAAAAACTTGACCTGCAAACCGCAGCGGAGCCCAAGCCTGAGGCTATTAAAGAGAAGCTGTCGATATGGT
Coding sequences within it:
- a CDS encoding bacteriocin fulvocin C-related protein, translating into MIINKFIKITIAICCVCVLLGCAKDESNLSGFEPTKQSVATLQKIQRLQGFEEARIAYASLSQNERHSLWMTKLQLAIESNKYNSNQVKLIKDIMKSLKIDFFRKGEYKEVFKTAILPDWIERSKSIFTKDEIYNLLFTLENSNGANFSISSSGDEQLPACHCARGSNWTCYLGGGNFANCWVLVAYDCVTQSTGCGAFMDDECDGNFCTN
- a CDS encoding bacteriocin fulvocin C-related protein, with the translated sequence METFVQINLTMIRFKLYFIFVLSCIFVSCKENEIYDPELNKPFLTGKAITNKLNTITLSVERNLIFATLSPEEKLNFWLTKFKKMQSSALNTAQKRAIGELIDMLSIQVFTPGDVKEVFQQVKIPNWIERQKSVFTDIQIHTLLFTYDDAVKESNLNSSGSEQYEDCHCAVGARYTCVRYTFPGVQYGDCQKQGECLRAPNGCGALMDNECDGNKCEY
- a CDS encoding DUF1573 domain-containing protein, with the protein product MTLTRFLMVSLISTTTLQLACKQTKADTQPAMAEIKSKEYHFKTIKYPDSVNAHFTLRNIGKNDLLVKAVETSCGCTVASITKDSIPAKDSAIVAVTFKPDSNQVGYIRKSVVLKLNTEDIFHVVYISGNVD
- a CDS encoding O-antigen ligase family protein produces the protein MSIFGVLLSSVIFSTSLPNGFVFTKEIYLAILIGFTLFAYINTTQTYHFNQIDILVILLFSFSIIKGFFTTSTTGFHLCLRLCFLLFYISIACSDKKKKISNVVYYVIAIFFIIQVAIGVIQNFTFNSDALKVKGFFFNSGPFMIYTSALSFFVYPILFSHRERLRIRIRMALVLAVFILLAAQSDSRTSWLGLLVVIVLVLATYPPLVKKLRNKLCKRLFLLTAILLLFGICLLLYNYKIQSSIGRLFIWKNSWEVIKQNMLLGVGHGNFDVSYFEEQSSHFMKSITFSEVAGDVRFAFCDYLQIMAEEGIVGFILFLCIIIVILKRWQSVNRVVQSSRLLGFENALFCSFLFLVISSASSYPLQVIEINVLFWVLVALISRNAKCPYCFEFKTNSVGVWCVYPLFITSILLSLARVDAFLYVRSLTRSPSQSHELAESKVSILSSMKTYVSDDPNFALLLANMYIERRRYRDAIGVLMKCLSHHPEKECFYKLAEIYEMLQEYQKSEKTYYKVVHAYPHLLYPKYLLAMFYYRTGQTNQWQVLGREILYFKPKVYSDVIINIKSDIGQKMATSNSGRP
- the map gene encoding type I methionyl aminopeptidase, whose protein sequence is MSISTEEELKGMQEISEAVAHTLKLMREHAAPGMSTKELDDFGGEILNKLGAKSAPRLTYDFPGWTCISVNNVVAHGIPVADKILREGDLINIDVSAELNGFWSDNGGSFVLGEDINNYLPLVEASKTILQKAISQIKGGVKIADIGKLIETEARKRGYTVIKNLAGHGVGRSLHEEPHDILNYYDRYVTGRFRKNSVVAVETFISTASTIAEQQSDGWTLLGNKGGFVAQHEHTIIVTDGMPTILTAANGIWN
- a CDS encoding heavy metal translocating P-type ATPase, with translation MDNSITTSVEATKTAAQCFHCGETLSAKTYRLADKTFCCEGCRMVYEILSANNLGNYYAYNDRPGSTRLKPVANFDYLDVEQVISELVDYRDERISIITLYIPAIHCSSCIWLLEHLYQLDGGIVKSRIDFLKKTVSITFRNENTSLKKVVEMLATIGYEPLISLQDMVKEKQADRSERRLVTKIAVAGFCFGNVMLLSFPDYFGMAAFEREYANFFGWLNLGFSLPVVFYSGRDYFSSAWTNLRAKRLNLDFPLALGIAVMFIRSIYEIVLQTGAGFVDTLCGLVFFLLVGKWMQQRTFHHISFERDYRSYFPVAVTALNEGVAVSKPLAALKTGDRIMVRSMEIIPADAMLLKGDAQVDFSFVTGESEPVSKVLGEVIYAGGRQLSGSIELEVIKPVSQSYLTQLWNNDAFVKTREGIRTFSDTASKYFSVVLLLVAFGSAGFWIYFGEPDKALAAFTAVLIIACPCALALSSPFTLAAAISIFDKNGFYLKNTAVVEELARIDTFVFDKTGTITSPDAASLSFSGQLSPLQQQMVCDLARNSGHPLSRELTRHLNKEALYNADHYTEKIGRGISGTINGNHVKLGSSAFLGLPLKNSPAGSSIHVMINDEYLGQFTIRQQWRRGFKSLVQNLGRWADLHLLSGDKSHEKSSLVPFFESASKLHFDQSPQDKLDYIAALQDKGKKVLMFGDGLNDSGALKQSDLGIAVTDNINNFSPGCDAVLDGASFEKIPAFVQQAKDAVKVIHMSFAISLAYNVAGLSFAVQGMLSPLIAAILMPVSTVTIIIFTTLSVRAFARKNALL
- the ccoS gene encoding cbb3-type cytochrome oxidase assembly protein CcoS codes for the protein MSILYFLIGCSILLALIFLIAFFWASKTGQHDDTYTPALRMLFDDEPADKPVPEKGDEDHV
- the ccoN gene encoding cytochrome-c oxidase, cbb3-type subunit I; its protein translation is MTEKFYYDNKIVRDFAIATIVWGIIGMTVGLLIALQLVKPELNMGSQYTTFGRIRPLHTNAVIFAFVGNAIFMGVYYSLQRLLKARMFSDVLSKIHFWGWQLIIVSAVITLPLGLSSSHEYAELEWPIDIAITLIWVVFGVNMFGTIIKRREQHMYVAIWFYIATFVTVAVLHIVNSFQLPISAFKSYYLFSGVQDALVQWWYGHNAVAFFLTTPYLGMMYYFLPKMANRPVYSYKLSILHFWSLIFIYIWAGPHHLLYTSLPSWAQSLGVAFSIMLIAPSWGGMINGLLTLRGAWDKVREDATLKFMVVGLTAYGMATFEGPMLSLKQINAIAHFTDWIVAHVHVGALGWNGFLTFGILYWLIPRIYRTQLYSKKLASFHFWIGTLGIIFYAVPLYFAGFTQGLMWKEFTEEGMLRYPNFLETVLQIIPMYILRAVGGVLYLTGVIVMTYNLIKTVKAGNLVENEAAEALPLPEKYEPVGSDRKPHRLLERKPMVFLVLSLVVILIGGMIEMVPTFTINSNVATISSVKPYSALELQGRDLYIKEGCVNCHTQMIRPFRSETERYGEYSKAGEFVYDHPFLWGSKRTGPDLAREGGKYSNAWHYNHLVDPQTMSPGSIMPPYEWLAEQQLDTTNTRSKISAMRTLGVPYEAGYESKANAELDKQAQDIAADLKANKIDVKSDREIIAIIAYLQRLGTDIKAK